The genomic DNA TACACCCAGCGTCGGTGCCTTGCCGCCGCCGCGCTTGCCGGCGCTGCCCGGGATCACGATGGTGATGAAGTCGGTGGTGTTGGCCGTGTTCTCGGGCGGCGCGTTGTGGACCGTGGTGACTTGCACCGACACGCCGTCCGCGGCGTACGGCGCGAACAGTTCGCTGACGACCGCGCCGTTGGCGTGCGGGCTGTCCAGGGCTTCGTGAATGACCAGCGTCTGCTGCAGGGCCATGGCTTTCTCCAAAGGTTTGCCCTGGCCGCGCGGCGCGGGCAGGGCGTTCTACAAATCGATCAGAACTGGTGGCGCAGCCCGACCATTACCGTGGTCTGGGTGTCGTGCCCGTCCAGCGGCGTGCCGCTGTCGCCGGTCCAGCTGGTGGTGTTGTTGCCGAACAGGCCCGACCAGTCGCCGTGGACGCGGTCATAGGCCAGCGCCAGGTAGGCATCGGTGCGCTTGCTGAAGGCGTAGCCGGCCACCGCATACGCGGTGGTGCGGTTGCCGCCGAAGTTGTCGGCACGGGTGCGGTTGTGCATCACGCTGCCGGTCAGGGTGACGTTGCCGGTCACGGCGTAGCTCGCACCCAGCGTGAAGAAGTCGTCGTGGCGGCTGCCGCCGAATACCGAGTTGATCGCCGCGCGGTTGGCCGGCGTGGCGGCGGTCGACATGCTGGTGATGGTGGCCGTATCGGTGCCGCCCCTGGACGAGTCGAAGCCCGCGTCGCGGTCGCTGTGGATGTAGTTGGCGAACAGGCTGGCGCGGCCGACCGCGGCCTTCAGGCCGGCCAGGTAAATGTTGGCGTTGCGGCTCTGGCTGTCGCGGGTCTGCTGGAAATCGCCGACCGCGGTGATCGGCCCGGCCGCGTACTTGACGCCGAACGACATCGACGACATCGCGCGGGTGTTGCCCGCGGTTTCGCCGAGCGCGTATTCGGCGATCACCGACACCGGCCCGAAATTGCCGGTGTAGCTGACGGCGTTGTCGTAGCGCTGGCCGGTCAGGTAAACCATCCACGAATTCGACGGCGCCGCGCCCACGCCGAGCGGATCGACGAAATACAGCATGGTGTTGGCGGTAGTGTATTGCCGGCCCAGCGCCAGCTCGCCCCAGCGGTTGCCGATCTTCACGTAGGCCTGGCGGCCGAACAGCTGGCCCTGCTGGTCGAGCCGGCCGGTATCGGCCAGCAGTCCGTTCTCCAGCACGAAGCCGGCCTTCACGCCGCCGCCCAGGTCCTCGACGCCCTTCAGGCCGAAGCGGCTGCCGGACAGGAAGCCTTCGCCGCCCTGCTGCAGGCCGACCTGCGCGTCGCCGGCGGGGTTCGAGTGGGTCTGGTAGGTCAGCGCGGTATCGATGACGCCGTACAGCGTGACGCCGGATTGCGCCATCGCGGTGGCGGGCAAGGCCAGCATCATCGGCAAGGCCAGGCGCGCGGCGTGGCGAAGCGGTTGGCTCATTGTGGTTTCTCCTCCAGAGGGTAAAAGGGGGACCGCGCGGGCGGCGCGGGGCGGCTCGCGGGCGGGTTGTTGTCTGTTTGTGTTGTGGGGAGTAGTGGCTAGTCGCTAATCACTGATCACACAAGCATGCCGCTGGCGTGCTCCCCTCTCCCGCTTGCGGGAGAGGGAAGCCAACAGTCTTGGCTTCAGCGTTTAACGCGCCACTTAAGCCGCAAAGCCCGGCCACTGCTCCATCCCGGCCGGCCCCGTGATCTGCGTCAGCGCGAACGGCTCGCCTTCCCGAATCGTTTCGACCTTGCCTGCAGCGGGAAACCACAGCGCATTACGCTCGCCCAGTACAAGACCCGTGGTGCCATCCGCATAAAGCGCCGACCCTTCCGGCAGCGCAAACACCTGTTCCGGCGCGTTGATGTGCAGGAACTCCGCCAGCCGCTCTTCGCGGCTTTCGCCGTTGTGCCCGGCGGGCTTGCCGCTGATGAAGTGCGGGTTGATCTGGAACGGCACCAGGCCCAGCGCGCGCAGCGACGGCGGCTGCACGATCGGCATGTCGTTGGTGGTGCGGATGGTCGGGCAGGCGACGTTGCTGCCGGCGCTCCAGCCTACATATGGCGTGCCCGCACGCACCTTCGCGCGGATCGCATCGATGATACCGGCGTCGTACAGGCGCTTGAGCAGCGCGAAGGTGTTGCCGCCGCCGACCGCGATGGCGTCGGCTTCCTGCACCGCGCGCAGCGGGTCGGTGCTGTGATGGATCGACTCGAGCGCATAGCCGAGCTTCTCGAACACCGGCTTGACCATGCCCTCGTAGGTGTCGAAGCTGAAAGTCACACCGGCGAAGGGCACGAACAGCACCTTGCGCGGCTCATGCTTCAGCAGCGTATGGATCTGCTCGCCGGCATGCTCGAGGTAGCCGAGGTTGTCCTTGCGCGAGCTGCTCATCAGGAGGATGCGTTGGGTCATGTCTTGGTTTCCGTCGGTTCGGGGTCGGGATCGGGTTCAGGCGATGGCGGCGCGGATCAGCGCGGCCACGCGGTCGATCTCTTCATGCGTGTTGAAGTAGTGCAGCGACACGCGCGCCATGGTCGAGACGCCGTAGCGCGCCAGGATGGCGTCGGCCATGAAGTTGCCCGCTTCGATGATGCATTGCTGCGTCTCCAGCGCGGCGACGATGCGGGCCGGGTCGACGCCGCGCACGTTGAACGGCACGATGCCGATGCGGTGGGCCACGTCGGCCGGGCCATACAGCTCGAAGCCGGGGATCGACGAGAACTTCGCCACCGCGTACTCGGTCAGGTCGCGCACGCGCGCCTCGATGGCGTCGATGCCGATCGCGGCGGCGTAGTCGATGGCGGTGCCCAGGCCCAGGATGGCCGGCACGATCGGGCAGCCCGCTTCGAAGCGTCTTGCGCCCGGCACCAGCGACAGCGCGCCGGTGGCACGGTCATAGGCGCCGTTCCACCAGCCCACCAGCATCGGTTCGATCTGCGCGATCAGCGCGCGGCGCACGTACAGGAAGCCGGAGCCTTCGGTCGCGCGCAGCGCCTTGCGGCCGCAGCCGGCGAGGACATCGCAGCCGAGCTCGGCGACGTCGGAGCGCAGCATGCCCACGCTCTGCGCACCGTTGACCAGCGACAGCACGCCGTGCTGGCGCGCGACCGCGCAGATCTGCGCGGCGGGCTGCACCGCGCCGGTGGAATTCGGCAGGTGCGAGAAGGTCAGCAGGCGCGTGCGCGGGGTGATCGCCGCGGCGAAGGCCGCGGCGCTCAGCAGCCCTTCGGCGTTCGCGGCCACCATCTTCACCACGATGCCGTGCGATTGCTCCAGCCGGCGCCACGGCAGCAGGTTGCTCAGCATCTCGGTGTCGGCCACCAGCACTTCATCGCCGGCTTGCCAGGCGATGCCGCGCGCGGCGATCGAGATGCTTTCGGTGGCGTTCTTGGTGAAGGCGAGCTCGTCGGCCGCGCAGTTCAGCCAGCCGGCCAGCGTGGCGCGCACGGCCTCCACGCGGGCATAGGTCTCTTTGCGGAACGCCGGCAGGTAGATGCCGACATGGCCGGTATCGAGCAGGTAGCCGCGCACGGTGTCGAGCACGGCGTCGGGCGGGATCGACGCCGCGGCGGTGTCGAGATAGATGGTGGAAGCCGTCAGCGGGGTGTCGGCGCGGATTGCCTGAATATCCATGGAACGTCTCGGGAAATGACAGAGGGGCGCAGCGCGTGCGCCCGCAGGTAGGGCTTACTTCTTCAGCTTGGTGACCGAACCGAAGAAGCTGAACAGGGCGTCGCCGGCGATCACGCCGCCGGCGAAGGCGCTCATCTCTGCCACGTGCTGGTCGCCGCGCAGCCGCTGCAGCACGAAGCGGATCGCCAGGCCCGCCAGCACCGCCCAGCCGGCCAGCGGCGAGGCGATCAGCATGCCGGTCGACAGCAGGACGCCGAGCTGGCGCTTGGAGCCGCCGAGCCACTGCAGCAGCGCGCCGGGAACGGCCCAGATCATCAGGTTGCGCGCGATCTCGGCCGACGAGCCCGCCTTGATCGACGCCGCGTAGACGCGGTCCACCGGCGGGATCAGGCCCTGCGCGAAGAAGCTGCCGTGGAACACCAGCACCACCACCGCGGCCACCGCGAAGCCGATCATCGCAGCGAGAAACTGCTGCTTGCGCCCGGCCAGCTCGGCCTCCATGTCGCGGCCTTCGCCGCGCAGCAGGTAGCCGGTCTTGAGGTCGTAGCCCATGTCGGCAAAGGCCGGGCCGGTGGCGGCCGAGAAGCCCACCAGCACCGCCAGCGCGGTCGGCGGGAAGCCGATCAGGATGCCGATGGTCAGCGTGATCAGCGCCACCGCGAAGGCCGGGAACCAGCCCGAGTGCATCGCCGCGATGCCGACGATCAGCTCGTGCACGTAAGCGGCAAAGGCGGCATACAGCACGAACAGCACCAGCATGCCCAGCGACATGTCCGAGACATGGCCGGCCAGCACCGAGATCAGCAGCGCGATTGCGAGGTAGATCAGGAAGCCGCCCGACAGGATGCGGCTGGCGCGCGAGGCCGGGACTTCGATGGTGCGCGTGTCAGCGGCCGGCGCGTGGCGCGCGCGGCGGATCTCATGCGCGACCTGGAACAGGGCGACGATGCCCGCGCCAATCATCAGCCCGTGCGGGATATAGGCTTTGGCGATATCGATGCCGGTCAGCGCCACCGAATAGCCACGCACCAGCAGGCCGATGCCGAACATCGTCAGCGCCGCCAGGTTGCCGAGGAAGGCCGCGCCGAACGCGGACATCGGCACGCCCAGCCACGCACCGCCCACGCCCACGGCGATGCCCAGGCCCAGGAAGGCCGCCTTGCGCCCGCCGCGGTCGCCGG from Cupriavidus taiwanensis includes the following:
- the pepE gene encoding dipeptidase PepE produces the protein MTQRILLMSSSRKDNLGYLEHAGEQIHTLLKHEPRKVLFVPFAGVTFSFDTYEGMVKPVFEKLGYALESIHHSTDPLRAVQEADAIAVGGGNTFALLKRLYDAGIIDAIRAKVRAGTPYVGWSAGSNVACPTIRTTNDMPIVQPPSLRALGLVPFQINPHFISGKPAGHNGESREERLAEFLHINAPEQVFALPEGSALYADGTTGLVLGERNALWFPAAGKVETIREGEPFALTQITGPAGMEQWPGFAA
- a CDS encoding aminotransferase class V-fold PLP-dependent enzyme — its product is MDIQAIRADTPLTASTIYLDTAAASIPPDAVLDTVRGYLLDTGHVGIYLPAFRKETYARVEAVRATLAGWLNCAADELAFTKNATESISIAARGIAWQAGDEVLVADTEMLSNLLPWRRLEQSHGIVVKMVAANAEGLLSAAAFAAAITPRTRLLTFSHLPNSTGAVQPAAQICAVARQHGVLSLVNGAQSVGMLRSDVAELGCDVLAGCGRKALRATEGSGFLYVRRALIAQIEPMLVGWWNGAYDRATGALSLVPGARRFEAGCPIVPAILGLGTAIDYAAAIGIDAIEARVRDLTEYAVAKFSSIPGFELYGPADVAHRIGIVPFNVRGVDPARIVAALETQQCIIEAGNFMADAILARYGVSTMARVSLHYFNTHEEIDRVAALIRAAIA
- a CDS encoding porin; translated protein: MSQPLRHAARLALPMMLALPATAMAQSGVTLYGVIDTALTYQTHSNPAGDAQVGLQQGGEGFLSGSRFGLKGVEDLGGGVKAGFVLENGLLADTGRLDQQGQLFGRQAYVKIGNRWGELALGRQYTTANTMLYFVDPLGVGAAPSNSWMVYLTGQRYDNAVSYTGNFGPVSVIAEYALGETAGNTRAMSSMSFGVKYAAGPITAVGDFQQTRDSQSRNANIYLAGLKAAVGRASLFANYIHSDRDAGFDSSRGGTDTATITSMSTAATPANRAAINSVFGGSRHDDFFTLGASYAVTGNVTLTGSVMHNRTRADNFGGNRTTAYAVAGYAFSKRTDAYLALAYDRVHGDWSGLFGNNTTSWTGDSGTPLDGHDTQTTVMVGLRHQF
- a CDS encoding OPT/YSL family transporter, whose translation is MTMPTQLNAPMAAQTATRTRFMEPLLLLVSVALSVFGAMIGMQLIVSLGISANTSIIGALIAIVFSRIPLEITRRFRVLERQNLVQTAISSATFGAANSLMIPIGVPYAMGMPELATPMLIGAVIAMFVDGAMLYFLFGSKIFPATGTWPAGIATAEAIWAGDRGGRKAAFLGLGIAVGVGGAWLGVPMSAFGAAFLGNLAALTMFGIGLLVRGYSVALTGIDIAKAYIPHGLMIGAGIVALFQVAHEIRRARHAPAADTRTIEVPASRASRILSGGFLIYLAIALLISVLAGHVSDMSLGMLVLFVLYAAFAAYVHELIVGIAAMHSGWFPAFAVALITLTIGILIGFPPTALAVLVGFSAATGPAFADMGYDLKTGYLLRGEGRDMEAELAGRKQQFLAAMIGFAVAAVVVLVFHGSFFAQGLIPPVDRVYAASIKAGSSAEIARNLMIWAVPGALLQWLGGSKRQLGVLLSTGMLIASPLAGWAVLAGLAIRFVLQRLRGDQHVAEMSAFAGGVIAGDALFSFFGSVTKLKK